Proteins co-encoded in one Spirosoma endbachense genomic window:
- the udk gene encoding uridine kinase gives MTTKPFIVGITGGSASGKTSFLKDVISAFPEDEICLISQDNYYRSRDVIPVDDQGIHNFDLPETIDHHLYAQHIGQLHNGEIVTQLEYTFNNPTIVPKLLTFKPAPIIIVEGIFVFHFRELADQMDLKIFIDAKNSIKLERRVRRDAEERGYDLDDVMYRWKYHVKPTYRQFIKPYRAEADIVIPNNVHYRKGLEVVIAFLKTKVR, from the coding sequence ATGACCACCAAACCGTTTATCGTCGGCATTACCGGCGGCAGTGCATCAGGCAAAACATCCTTTCTGAAAGATGTGATAAGTGCATTCCCAGAAGACGAGATTTGCCTGATTTCGCAGGATAATTACTACCGCAGCCGCGATGTCATTCCGGTAGACGATCAGGGTATTCATAATTTTGATCTACCCGAAACCATCGACCATCATCTCTACGCACAGCATATTGGTCAGTTGCATAATGGCGAGATCGTTACGCAATTAGAGTATACGTTCAATAATCCGACTATTGTCCCGAAACTATTGACGTTCAAACCTGCACCGATCATTATCGTTGAAGGAATCTTTGTTTTTCATTTTCGAGAGCTGGCTGATCAGATGGATTTGAAAATCTTTATCGATGCCAAAAACAGCATCAAACTCGAACGACGTGTCAGACGTGATGCTGAAGAACGTGGCTATGACCTCGATGATGTGATGTATCGCTGGAAATACCACGTTAAGCCAACGTACCGGCAATTTATTAAGCCTTACCGCGCCGAAGCCGACATCGTTATTCCCAATAATGTTCACTACAGGAAAGGCCTTGAAGTTGTCATTGCATTTTTGAAGACGAAGGTACGTTAA
- a CDS encoding MIP/aquaporin family protein — protein sequence MQTSPFLGELIGTAVLLLLGNGVVANVVLKQTKGESAGWIVITAGWAFAVTMGVFVAKAFGSIDAHLNPAVTVAFAVATNDYTNVVPYILAQLIGGFLGATLVWLQYYPHWAATPDSASKLACFATGPAIRNLGANFLSETLATIVLIIGLAGISSKNLGELAIGVGPYLVGILVWSIGLSLGGTTGYAINPARDLSPRLAYTILPIPQKGGSDWGYAWIPVLGPLAGAVIGGLLIRFFTL from the coding sequence ATGCAGACCTCTCCCTTTCTTGGCGAATTAATTGGTACGGCTGTACTACTCCTATTGGGCAACGGTGTGGTGGCCAATGTCGTTCTAAAACAAACCAAAGGCGAATCGGCCGGATGGATCGTAATTACGGCAGGTTGGGCATTTGCCGTCACGATGGGCGTTTTCGTAGCCAAAGCTTTCGGCAGTATAGACGCTCATTTGAATCCGGCGGTTACGGTTGCTTTTGCGGTTGCTACCAATGATTACACAAACGTTGTTCCGTATATCCTTGCCCAACTGATTGGTGGCTTTTTGGGCGCAACACTAGTGTGGTTACAATATTATCCACACTGGGCTGCTACACCCGACTCGGCCTCTAAACTCGCCTGCTTCGCTACTGGCCCCGCTATCCGCAATCTGGGTGCCAATTTTCTGAGCGAAACGCTGGCTACGATTGTCCTTATTATTGGACTAGCGGGTATCTCTTCGAAAAATTTAGGTGAATTAGCCATTGGTGTTGGCCCCTACCTGGTCGGCATACTGGTCTGGAGCATTGGCCTTTCGCTGGGTGGCACAACCGGTTATGCGATTAATCCCGCCCGCGATCTAAGTCCGCGACTGGCCTACACAATACTACCTATCCCACAAAAAGGAGGTTCTGACTGGGGCTATGCCTGGATACCTGTGCTTGGGCCACTCGCTGGAGCCGTAATTGGTGGATTATTGATTCGTTTTTTCACATTGTAG
- a CDS encoding zinc-dependent alcohol dehydrogenase family protein, whose product MKSIIFEQTGKPADILKATEIPMPEPGPNEVRIKVIASPINPSDITFVQNLYGIRPHLPSGAGFEGVGIVDALGEGVQMRTGMRVSFTSIGTWSEYAIAHQRSLIPVPDAISDDVAAQLFVNPFTAYAMVQDSGVPEGGWLMLTAAGSAFGKMVIQLCKMRGIKIIGTVRRDDLNHDLKALGLTEVINIETESLTTRVKQITDGAGVSCVLDAVGGHTATEALKCLAKGGTMIIYGVLSLQDPAINAGLLIFRELTLKGFWLTDWMRRVDSQTRQDVAQNVISLLASGKIQLPVEASYALDQITEAVEHSERHGRWGKILVKPE is encoded by the coding sequence ATGAAAAGCATCATTTTTGAACAAACCGGCAAACCTGCTGATATTCTTAAAGCTACAGAAATACCAATGCCTGAACCAGGGCCGAATGAAGTCCGGATAAAAGTCATTGCGTCACCCATTAATCCGTCGGATATTACATTTGTACAGAATCTTTACGGCATCAGGCCCCATTTGCCGTCGGGGGCGGGTTTCGAGGGAGTTGGTATTGTCGATGCCCTGGGCGAAGGTGTACAGATGCGGACAGGAATGCGGGTAAGCTTCACAAGCATTGGTACCTGGTCAGAATATGCCATTGCACACCAGCGGAGCCTGATTCCTGTGCCTGATGCCATCTCCGATGACGTTGCCGCTCAGTTGTTTGTCAACCCGTTTACCGCATATGCAATGGTTCAGGATTCGGGTGTGCCGGAGGGCGGGTGGCTGATGCTGACAGCTGCCGGATCGGCATTCGGAAAAATGGTGATTCAATTGTGCAAAATGCGCGGAATCAAAATCATTGGTACGGTTCGGCGTGATGACCTCAACCATGACCTCAAAGCATTAGGTCTGACTGAAGTCATAAATATCGAGACCGAAAGTTTAACCACTCGCGTGAAGCAGATTACGGATGGCGCTGGCGTTTCGTGCGTACTCGATGCCGTTGGTGGACATACGGCCACTGAAGCCCTCAAATGTCTCGCAAAGGGTGGAACCATGATTATTTATGGCGTATTGAGTTTACAGGACCCAGCTATTAATGCAGGACTGCTTATTTTTCGGGAATTGACCCTGAAAGGTTTCTGGCTAACCGACTGGATGCGCAGGGTAGATAGCCAGACCCGGCAGGATGTTGCTCAGAATGTGATTAGTCTGCTGGCATCGGGCAAAATTCAGCTACCTGTCGAAGCTTCTTATGCGCTTGACCAGATTACGGAGGCCGTTGAGCATTCGGAGCGGCACGGGCGATGGGGAAAGATTCTGGTAAAACCTGAATGA
- a CDS encoding MotA/TolQ/ExbB proton channel family protein, with the protein MLLLQVPAVDTTAASLSATAAAQPQSLQLFDLVAKGGWVMIPIAFLFFSALYLIFERYFVIRSQTKSDPNFIDNIRDMVAQGNIKSAESFAKNQRTAMGRVFEKAIGRIGSPIREIESTVETVGQIELSRLERNMGYLGIIAGIAPMMGFIGTISGIIRIFYDISLSDNISVGIIAGGLYEKMITSGAGLIVGVIAYTGYHLLNMMIERFTLALEINAFEFIEVLQKPTAEPARMR; encoded by the coding sequence ATGCTCTTGCTTCAGGTTCCGGCCGTTGACACCACGGCCGCATCGCTGTCGGCCACAGCGGCTGCTCAACCCCAAAGTTTACAATTGTTTGATCTGGTAGCCAAAGGCGGTTGGGTCATGATACCCATTGCGTTTTTGTTCTTCTCCGCTCTTTACCTGATTTTCGAGCGCTATTTCGTGATCCGTTCCCAAACGAAATCAGATCCGAACTTTATCGATAATATTCGGGATATGGTGGCGCAGGGAAATATCAAATCGGCAGAGTCCTTTGCCAAGAATCAGCGTACGGCAATGGGACGTGTTTTTGAAAAAGCCATCGGTCGGATTGGTTCGCCGATTAGGGAAATTGAAAGTACGGTCGAAACCGTTGGGCAAATCGAATTGTCCCGATTGGAGCGGAATATGGGTTATCTGGGAATCATTGCCGGTATTGCGCCAATGATGGGCTTTATCGGGACTATCTCCGGGATCATTCGTATTTTCTATGACATTTCTCTTTCCGACAATATCAGTGTCGGGATTATTGCCGGTGGTCTTTACGAAAAAATGATCACATCTGGCGCGGGTCTGATTGTCGGCGTTATTGCCTACACCGGCTACCACCTGCTGAATATGATGATTGAACGGTTTACGCTTGCGCTCGAAATAAACGCCTTTGAGTTTATTGAAGTGCTTCAGAAACCAACTGCCGAGCCCGCCCGGATGCGGTAG